The Mucilaginibacter mallensis genome has a segment encoding these proteins:
- the asnB gene encoding asparagine synthase (glutamine-hydrolyzing): MCRIAGIISYRLQSEEIKTKVKTMCHALQHGGPDDEGIFSDNEKHLAFGHRRLSIIDLSRNGHQPMADVQEQAWITFNGEIYNYRELKNELLLVGASFHSGTDTEVIIQAYLYWGVSAFQKLRGMFAFALYDKAKALTYLVRDTAGIKPLYYHIENGQLSFSSEVKALKTAGIATQTDSQWQVRFLAFGHIPEPYTTLKNVFSLPKGHFLCWDNNKSTFTSGEYYTHVKESYITNENEAKQLLHDALTSSIDRQLIADAQVGVFLSGGIDSSLITLLANARKTTRLKTISIFFNEKAYDESAYQNVVFNEIQGEKFTHLVKQHDFEESFPQILAAMDMPTTDGINTWFISKYAQQDGLKAVLSGLGADELFGGYPSFNRIQYLRSLRKIPAQLVSLALPFAPDQYKKIEFLSHNHPLADYLLLRGLFTPADIAKILNTDVKQVTDILFSDTITSGCKHYDEEYAAWMETNLYMQNQLLRDTDIMSMSHGLEVRVPFLDEDFHRLTMRISPDIRFSKIQGKKLLIDSFKDILPEKIWNRPKMGFSFPLQQWMQQLPATSNYNLYQGKTAQNVIKKFKENKVHWSKSFALYQLKTHE, from the coding sequence GCCGTAATGGCCATCAGCCAATGGCCGATGTACAGGAGCAAGCGTGGATAACATTCAATGGCGAGATATATAATTACAGGGAGCTAAAAAATGAACTTTTGCTTGTCGGGGCAAGTTTTCATTCGGGTACCGATACCGAGGTTATTATACAAGCGTACCTGTACTGGGGCGTTTCAGCATTCCAAAAGCTACGCGGAATGTTTGCTTTTGCACTTTATGATAAGGCAAAAGCATTAACCTATCTGGTACGTGACACAGCGGGCATAAAACCCCTATATTATCATATTGAAAACGGACAGCTAAGCTTTTCATCCGAAGTAAAAGCCTTAAAAACTGCCGGTATAGCTACCCAGACCGACAGCCAATGGCAGGTACGTTTTTTAGCATTTGGGCACATACCCGAGCCCTATACCACATTAAAAAACGTATTCAGCCTGCCTAAAGGTCACTTTTTATGCTGGGATAATAACAAAAGCACGTTTACAAGCGGTGAATATTATACACATGTAAAAGAATCATACATCACCAACGAAAATGAAGCTAAACAGCTCTTACATGATGCGCTAACATCTTCAATCGACCGCCAGTTGATAGCTGACGCGCAGGTTGGTGTTTTTTTAAGCGGGGGTATTGATTCGAGCCTTATTACTTTACTTGCAAACGCGCGAAAAACAACTCGGTTAAAAACTATATCCATATTTTTTAACGAAAAGGCTTATGATGAAAGCGCCTATCAAAATGTAGTATTTAATGAAATACAGGGCGAAAAGTTTACGCATTTGGTAAAACAGCACGATTTCGAAGAATCTTTTCCGCAAATACTGGCTGCTATGGATATGCCTACAACCGATGGCATTAATACCTGGTTCATCAGTAAATATGCCCAGCAGGATGGCTTAAAAGCCGTACTTTCAGGCCTTGGTGCCGACGAACTATTTGGTGGGTATCCATCTTTTAACAGGATACAATATTTAAGATCTTTAAGAAAGATACCTGCACAGCTGGTTTCACTTGCATTACCTTTTGCGCCTGATCAGTATAAAAAAATAGAATTTTTATCGCATAATCATCCCCTGGCCGATTATCTTTTATTGCGCGGGCTATTTACCCCTGCCGATATAGCCAAGATACTTAATACTGATGTTAAGCAGGTTACTGATATATTATTTAGCGATACTATTACATCAGGCTGCAAGCATTATGATGAGGAATATGCCGCCTGGATGGAAACAAACCTTTACATGCAGAATCAACTATTACGGGATACAGATATAATGAGCATGAGCCACGGCTTAGAAGTAAGAGTTCCTTTTCTTGATGAGGATTTCCACCGTTTAACCATGCGTATCTCACCTGATATTAGGTTCAGCAAAATACAGGGTAAAAAACTATTGATTGATAGCTTTAAAGATATACTGCCCGAAAAGATTTGGAACAGGCCAAAAATGGGTTTCTCATTCCCGCTGCAACAATGGATGCAACAACTCCCTGCAACTAGCAATTACAACCTGTACCAGGGAAAAACAGCACAAAACGTGATTAAAAAATTTAAAGAAAATAAGGTGCATTGGTCAAAAAGCTTTGCATTATACCAGCTAAAAACGCATGAGTAA
- a CDS encoding glycosyltransferase family 4 protein: protein MSKKVMLFSLQTFSTTGGIQKMTRTLAHSLYHVAKENNWDFKMLAAYDADHDLMPQYLPSENFRGFNSNRISFVLQSLKEAAKADVIILSHINLAFIGVIIKTINPKCKVWLIAHGIEVWRPLSKLKKVLLSKCDKVISVSNFTRQQVITMHNADAAKSFVLNNAIDPFMKLPHTFSKPQSLLTKYGLTGNEPLIFTLTRLAASEQYKGHEQVIKAIGKLKNKLPAIKYMLSGQYDTEEGIRIKELIAANNVQEQVILTGFVAEKDLSDHFLLADLFVLPSKKEGFGIVFIEALACGLPVICGNADGSIDAIRNGELGKAIDVNNITELEEAITESLKVPLTLQQRENLQQQCLLHFNEQDYMNKLQQLLNDGSIS, encoded by the coding sequence ATGAGTAAAAAAGTAATGCTTTTTAGTTTACAAACGTTCAGCACAACGGGCGGCATTCAAAAAATGACCCGCACGCTTGCGCATTCTCTATACCATGTCGCCAAAGAAAATAACTGGGATTTTAAAATGCTTGCGGCCTATGATGCAGATCATGACCTGATGCCGCAATACCTGCCCTCAGAAAATTTCAGGGGCTTTAACTCAAACAGGATTAGCTTTGTGCTACAATCGCTAAAAGAAGCAGCAAAGGCTGATGTTATTATATTAAGCCATATTAACCTGGCATTTATTGGCGTAATTATAAAAACAATTAACCCAAAATGTAAGGTATGGCTCATAGCGCATGGTATTGAGGTTTGGCGGCCGTTATCAAAGTTAAAAAAAGTACTTTTATCAAAATGCGATAAGGTTATATCCGTGAGCAATTTCACACGGCAGCAGGTAATTACAATGCATAATGCTGATGCGGCCAAAAGCTTTGTTTTAAACAACGCGATAGATCCTTTCATGAAATTGCCGCATACATTTTCAAAACCGCAAAGCCTGCTTACCAAATATGGTTTAACCGGTAACGAACCTTTAATATTTACCCTAACAAGGCTGGCAGCCTCGGAGCAATACAAGGGTCATGAGCAGGTTATAAAAGCTATAGGCAAACTAAAAAACAAATTACCAGCTATTAAATATATGCTCTCCGGGCAATATGATACTGAAGAGGGCATACGCATAAAAGAACTTATAGCAGCAAATAACGTACAAGAGCAGGTAATATTAACGGGCTTTGTAGCCGAAAAAGATTTGTCTGATCATTTTTTGTTAGCCGATCTGTTTGTGCTGCCCAGTAAAAAGGAAGGTTTCGGAATTGTGTTTATTGAAGCGCTGGCATGTGGCCTACCCGTTATTTGCGGTAATGCCGATGGCAGTATTGATGCCATACGCAACGGCGAACTGGGCAAAGCAATTGATGTAAACAACATAACCGAACTGGAAGAGGCAATAACCGAAAGCCTAAAAGTGCCGCTAACATTACAACAACGCGAAAATCTGCAGCAACAATGTTTGCTTCATTTTAATGAACAGGATTATATGAATAAATTACAGCAATTATTAAATGACGGATCAATCAGCTAA
- a CDS encoding ABC transporter permease, which translates to MTDQSANKEHWDIEISAKSSLLDLKLKDTWHYRDLLFLLVRRDFVSFYKQTILGPLWFFIQPIVTILIYNLVFSNLAGIKTPGVPAPLFYLAGTILWNYFSDCLTKTSTVFKDNAAMLGKVYFPRLIMPLSIVLSNLVRFAVQFILFIVLIGIYYAKGIVLIPTGIILLFPLLIILIAALGLGLGMIISAVTTKYRDLAFVVTFAVPLLMYTTTVIYPLSTAITKYPKYSWIIKYNPVTPVIETFRYGFFGTGDFTWGLLGYSCAVTAVILFLGIVIFNKVERTFVDTV; encoded by the coding sequence ATGACGGATCAATCAGCTAATAAAGAGCATTGGGATATTGAGATCAGCGCTAAAAGCAGTCTGCTTGACCTAAAGCTGAAGGATACCTGGCATTACCGCGACCTGCTTTTTCTGCTGGTACGCCGCGATTTTGTATCATTTTATAAGCAAACCATATTGGGCCCGCTTTGGTTTTTTATACAGCCCATAGTTACCATTTTAATTTATAACCTGGTATTCAGCAACCTGGCCGGTATAAAAACGCCGGGGGTACCAGCCCCGCTCTTCTATTTGGCAGGCACTATCCTCTGGAATTATTTTTCAGATTGTCTTACAAAAACATCCACCGTGTTTAAAGATAACGCGGCCATGTTGGGTAAGGTTTATTTCCCAAGGCTTATTATGCCCTTAAGTATTGTGCTATCAAATCTGGTAAGATTTGCTGTTCAGTTCATTTTATTTATAGTACTCATCGGCATTTATTATGCAAAAGGCATTGTTCTTATTCCAACCGGTATAATATTGCTATTTCCTTTGCTTATCATTCTTATTGCGGCTCTGGGTCTTGGTTTAGGCATGATCATATCAGCTGTTACCACAAAATACCGCGATCTGGCCTTTGTGGTGACATTCGCTGTGCCTTTGTTAATGTATACTACTACCGTTATTTATCCCTTATCAACCGCTATTACTAAATATCCCAAATACAGCTGGATAATAAAATATAACCCCGTAACCCCAGTGATCGAAACTTTCAGATATGGATTCTTCGGCACCGGTGATTTTACCTGGGGCCTGTTAGGATATAGCTGTGCAGTAACTGCTGTTATACTCTTTTTGGGTATAGTTATTTTTAATAAAGTAGAAAGAACCTTTGTTGATACCGTGTAA